The DNA sequence GAGCGGCCCTGCATGAAGATGGCCCGGCTGATCGGCAGATCGTGGGACTGGATGGATCGCATGACCCTCAGCCCGGTGTCGGGATCGTTGCGGGACAGGATGATGACCTCGACCAGAGGGTCGTCGGGTGAGAGGTCGTTCAGGGACAGGAGCCTGCGGATGAAGGGGAAGGCGACTCCTTTGTCCAGCGTGTCGTCCAGGTGCTCCTCCTGGTAGGCGCGGTAGGCCTCCTCCCCCTGATCCCGGAAGACCGCATCCGCCTCTTCCAGGTCGAACAGTGCACTGGAGGCGATACCGACGACCAAACGGTCCTTCAGTTCATAGACGGCCACGGCGTCCCCCCTCCCCCGACATTAATTCGCACACCCATCTCAAACAATGCTTCCCGGCCTTGCCTGCAGTGGTGCACAGCACCATCGACGATCATGATGGCGGGAGCACACAGCGTGGCAGGGATCGCACACCGTCTTGATCCAGCCTACGGAGCGTCTTCGCGGCGCCGGTGCGCCCGGTCGTCCCGCAGAACTCCCGGACGGTCGCAGACTGTTCCGCCGCGGATCTGACCAGACCGCGCGTCTCGGGGTCTGGCGGCCCCGAGACGGTGGCGATGTGGACACGGACCGCATTGAGCTTCTCCTTGAGGTTCTCGACCCGGTAGTCCGCGTCCCGCCGCACGTCAGAGCAGACCGACCATGGCCAACGCCGATGCCGCGTCTGCAGGCTGGTGAAGCACGTGCCGTGCTCGAGGCCTTTCAGCTGCACGCCGCCCTTGGGGACGAGATCGGCGTGGAAGGTCGACCACGCGCGGCAAACTCGACAGACCTCGCCCGTCAAGAACGGGCGCAGCAGGTGCACTTCATGTGCGGAGTCCCGCAGGTGGATGCTGCCGGGTTCCAGGTCATGCCTCACGGAGGTGGCAACCCTGGTCGGCACAACGGGGTGATCCCCCGTCAGCTCGCGGTACCGGACGTCAGCCGTTTTGGCGAGGGTGTCGCAGCGGGTCTCGGTTACGTGCCAGAGGGGGAAGTCGGCAAGAAGCCGGGATCGTTCGACGCGCAGGGTCAGGTCGGCGAAGGCCTCTTCACCGCGGGTGGGAAATGGCTGGGATCAAGGCGACGGAGGTGGGCGTCGTCGTTGCGGCTTCCGCTCCGCCGCTGGCGTGCGTCGGCAGCGTCTTGGTCTGCCTGCAGGGAACGGATGCTGTGGATGGGGTGCTGGTGCGGCAGTTCGCGGAGATTGCGGCTTGTGGCTCCTCTTGCATCACGGCGGCCCAGTCACCGAGGCCGGGGCCGCCGCGCCCGCTGGTGGGCTTCTCCTTGATCGCCGCGGTGGAGCCCAGCGGGATCCCGGCTTCCAGGCGAGCGCCAAGGTGATCAGCGCCATGTAGCAGAGCAGGATTTCGGCGGTGTCCAGGACGGCGTTGTAGGCCGCCCGTTGATCGCCGGCGCTCATGCGCGCTTCGGTTTCACGCCAGCGGTGGGCAACGGGAAGGGGGAAGCGCGTGCGCACGTGTGCCCCAGGTTGTCGAGCGCTCACCAACTCCCTGTTCTGGCGAGGATTCACGCGCACCGGCCTGCTCGCCCCCCTCTACGGCGGAGCAGCCTGCGCGCTGCTGCTCATGGTCTTCTCAAGGCCGTTTCGGGCACGCCGTCCGGCGTCTTCCCGGGCGCCGACTTGGGCCTGTTCCCCATGCAGCCCACCGGACTGGTCTCCATCCCGTTCGGCTGCCTGGCCGGGTGGCTGGGCAGCCGTTGGGACCGCCGGCCCGCCCGGTCGCCAGCCGCGAGAACCGGCGGCTGTACGAGGAGAGCGAGGCCCGGCTGCTCGCCGCAGCCGAATGATCACGGCCAAAGACGGTCAGGTGAGCATGCCGCTCAGTGGTTGTTCGGTCCACACGGTCTTGCCCTCGCGGGTGTAGCGGGTGCCCCAGCGTTCGGCCATTTGTGCCACCAGGAACAGGCCGCGCCCGCCCTCGTCGGTGGTACGGGCGCGGCGCAGGTGTGGGGAGGTGTGGCTGGTGTCGCTGACCTCGCACACCAGAGTCCGTTCACGGATCAGCCGCAGGGTCGCGGGACCGCTGGCGTACCGATAGACATTGGTGACCAGTTCGCTGGCGATCAGCTCGGTGGTGAACGCCAAGTGCTCCAGACCCCATTCGGTCAGCTTGGCCGAGGTAAATGCCCGGGCGCGAGCGGCACTGGCAGGCTCCAGCGGCAGCTGCCAGGAGGCCACATCGTCCGGTGGCAGCATGCGCGTGCGGGCGATCAGCAGAGCGACATCATCGCTCGGGCGCGACGACACGAGCGAGTCGACCACCGCCTGGGACGTTCGTTCCAGGGCATCCGCGGGGCGGGTGAGCGCTGCGCACAGCTTGGTCAGACCGGCGTCGGCATCGATGTGGCGTTCACCGATGACTCCGTTGGTGTAAAGGCACAGCAGGCTTCCCTCGGCCAGTTCGATCTCCCGGGCCTCGAACGGCAGGCCGCCCAGACCGAGCGGTGGGCCGGCGGGCAGATCGAGGGGTGCCGCGTGTCCGTCCGGAGTGGTCACCACAGGCGGCGGGTGGCCGGCGCGGGCCAGGGAACACCGCTGCGAGACCGGGTCGTACACGGCGTACAGGCAGGTGGCGCCGACAACCTGCTCGCCCACGGGCCGTTCGCCGACTCCTTCCTGTTCGGCTGCCAGCAGGTTGACCATGTCGTCCAGCCGGGAGAGGACCTCGTCCGGTTCCAGGTCGAGGCTGGCAAGCGTGTGCACGGCGGTACGCAGCCGACCCATGGTGGCGGCAGCGTGGATGCCGCGTCCCACCACGTCGCCGACAACGAGGGCGACCCGGGCACCCGACAACGGGATGACGTCGAACCAGTCGCCGCCCAGGCCTGGGGCCCCGCTGGCCGGCAGGTACCGCAAGGCCACCTCGACGGCCGGCTGGTCCGGAACCGCCCGGGGCAGGAGGCTGCTTTGCAACGTGAAAGCGGTCTGCTGCTGCTGAGTGAAGCGCCGGGCGTTGTCGATGGCGACGGCGGCGCGCGAGGCGAGTTCCTGGGCAAGGGTGAGATCGTCCGCCTCGAAGGGGTCGGGGCGGCGCGAACGCCACAGGCTCATCACGCCCAGCACCATGCCACGTGCGACAAGAGGTGCCACGATCAGCGAGTGGGCGCCCGAATACGGAGCATGGGCGCCTTGGTG is a window from the Streptomyces sp. NBC_00299 genome containing:
- a CDS encoding SpoIIE family protein phosphatase, whose amino-acid sequence is MTEFSESHDDPFALHLVALAVLDDQGVVVGWNRRAQELLGFSDTAVIGHRAFEVLVGPGELPAAKEAAAKCRRADGWFGVLKVRHRDGRLVEMGLRAHPFSGDGDARQWLLAGALAADVLEWQRDRAVLDGLYRQCPIGLIVHGPDLRLLRVNRAIERFTGVPAAGFAGLPTGQMLIPDDARKSVDRVRQVMETGRPLVYSEQFVRLEQDPGRERVALVSSFRMEDPAGRILGVAEMIEDITERHRAQRRLALLDQAGTRIGTTLDVAETARELAEVMVPHLADHASVDLLQPVTHGEELVPALAGPVVRLGASSVGAQQPGPPHPHGEAVELAPDSPQARCLAAGRPVLEPVLASDWLSTEGHQGAHAPYSGAHSLIVAPLVARGMVLGVMSLWRSRRPDPFEADDLTLAQELASRAAVAIDNARRFTQQQQTAFTLQSSLLPRAVPDQPAVEVALRYLPASGAPGLGGDWFDVIPLSGARVALVVGDVVGRGIHAAATMGRLRTAVHTLASLDLEPDEVLSRLDDMVNLLAAEQEGVGERPVGEQVVGATCLYAVYDPVSQRCSLARAGHPPPVVTTPDGHAAPLDLPAGPPLGLGGLPFEAREIELAEGSLLCLYTNGVIGERHIDADAGLTKLCAALTRPADALERTSQAVVDSLVSSRPSDDVALLIARTRMLPPDDVASWQLPLEPASAARARAFTSAKLTEWGLEHLAFTTELIASELVTNVYRYASGPATLRLIRERTLVCEVSDTSHTSPHLRRARTTDEGGRGLFLVAQMAERWGTRYTREGKTVWTEQPLSGMLT